From the genome of Anopheles moucheti chromosome 3, idAnoMoucSN_F20_07, whole genome shotgun sequence, one region includes:
- the LOC128301460 gene encoding UPF0389 protein CG9231 gives MNYLRTACEIARTSSGVSRSATLLRSRSTAPRSFCSQIEQKPQQPKPSPAGSSTGSNGANISAHTHTPNALEKRMLVFMKRYKSIEEVPNFVSQEKMERVRNQVRIKIANYMMIATAIGCIVMVISGKKAQERGESVAKMNLDWHKEYNEKARAEDEASMASASKK, from the exons ATGAACTATTTACGCACAGCATGCGAAATCGCACGTACATCGTCAGGTGTATCACGATCTGCGACGCTGCTGAGATCACGTAGCACCGCTCCTCGATCTTTCTGCTCCCAGATcgaacaaaaaccacaacaaccgaAACCTTCACCAGCAGGATCAAGCACCGGAAGCAATGGGGCAAACATAAgcgcacacacccacaccccgAATGCGTTGGAGAAGCGTATGTTGGTGTTTATGAAACGCTACAAATCCATTGAGGAGGTTCCCAACTTTGTCAG CCAGGAAAAGATGGAACGTGTCCGTAATCAGGTGCGAATCAAGATCGCCAATTACATGATGATTGCTACCGCGATCGGATGCATCGTGATGGTGATCAGTGGCAAAAAGGCACAGGAGCGTGGTGAATCCGTTGCCAAGATGAACCTCGACTGGCACAAGGAATACAACGAGAAGGCACGTGCCGAGGACGAGGCGTCTATGGCATCCGCATCGAAGAAGTAA
- the LOC128301459 gene encoding nucleolar protein 11, producing MAKLLAYYNLCPINNIEDFLGLSRDVDPGCVINTLGRNIVLVVKLSNQRQIRSWTVLDRLSSKVVYDFRSERYVGVFGGRYIRCWNRDQDDINTAKKVKLYRTVLDLFTLSNGQTLLLYTDGSCESLESALETRKQNKVNPNDAEPALNVDSKTHTIRDVQILVLDNGTPLLTYFVRKEEDGSMELYYALLNPADLKMQNGFEKIALQRHGEDIKLVSSCVVDGSDGPSLLSIWSDSRIFNLQLSLGQSPKREEGVGNFIEMVQTINVKQPLSMASIGKDYVAFYANNKNQDGAILVLFNVQFKVFQAKQFFKVYFVSSRFWVVESNILLAFGQTLAVVPFKISKKQLSDMIGSMQTFDLEHTIDDESINEECELLDLYAFDATASANVVNVDTLNLCKKENSEKAANPAVPPYKRLYSEHEIDEALRASYRERLLIDVIECSSLPKDTVQIKLFNNADFTLGPLILSEKYEIALEELERSGYSETEISDRVVPLLVQAHQTADLAKCLKRYSVITERTIVKALTYALSLPVPEFDADTSVQDGTSEFPPEDESELPNQEIIVEAQTSHASHFDLLNVVLSCSFNRKAIIPYLRKELDFPTVAVLLKHLEYLLVDPMATLSETLHNVENFDSDEQVVQWIMVLLDSHYQQFILSTEETVREQLQRILDIVERHVGLLNQLQNLSPSLRRALQRKTQNSTTESNQWYNVESITLY from the exons ATGGCAAAATTACTCGCTTATTACAACCTCTGTCCAATTAATAATATTGAAGATTTCCTTGGCTTGTCGCGGGATGTCGATCCCGGATGTGTTATTAACACGCTCGGAAGAAATATCGTACTAGTCGTCAAG CTCAGTAACCAGAGACAAATACGAAGTTGGACCGTACTCGACCGCCTCAGCAGTAAAGTGGTGTACGATTTTCGATCCGAACGTTACGTGGGCGTCTTCGGTGGAAGATACATACGGTGCTGGAACCGAGATCAAGACGATATCAACACGGCGAAGAAGGTGAAGCTGTATCGGACAGTGCTGGATCTGTTTACTTTGAGCAATGGCCAAACGTTGCTGCTGTACACGGATGGAAGTTGCGAATCGCTCGAGAGTGCGTTGGAaacaagaaagcaaaacaaagtcAATCCAAACGATGCAGAACCAGCGCTGAACGTGGattccaaaacacacacaatacgAGACGTGCAAATATTGGTGTTGGACAATGGTACACCGCTGCTAACGTACTTTGTGCGGAAAGAGGAAGACGGCTCGATGGAGCTATACTATGCACTTCTCAATCCGGCGGATTTAAAAATGCAGAATGGTTTCGAAAAGATTGCACTGCAACGGCACGGCGAAGATATAAAGCTCGTTAGTAGCTGTGTGGTGGATGGAAGTGATGGACCATCGTTGCTGAGTATCT GGTCCGATAGTCGCATATTTAATCTCCAGCTTTCCCTTGGCCAATCACCAAAGCGCGAAGAAGGTGTGGGCAACTTCATCGAAATGGTACAAACGATCAACGTGAAGCAACCACTCTCGATGGCCAGCATTGGTAAAGACTATGTGGCGTTTTAtgcgaacaacaaaaaccaggACGGTGCCATCCTGGTACTGTTCAACGTACAATTCAAGGTGTTTCAGGCGAAGCAGTTCTTCAAGGTGTACTTCGTGTCGTCCCGCTTTTGGGTGGTGGAAAGCAACATACTGCTAGCCTTTGGACAGACACTCGCTGTGGTACCGTTTAAAATAAGCAAGAAACAACTGTCGGACATGATTGGCAGTATGCAAACATTCGACCTAGAGCACACGATCGACGACGAAAGCATTAACGAAGAATGTGAACTGTTGGACTTGTACGCCTTCGACGCAACAGCGTCCGCAAATGTGGTAAATGTGGACACGTTGAACTTATGCAAAAAAGAGAACAGCGAAAAGGCTGCCAATCCAGCGGTACCACCGTACAAACGATTGTACAGTGAGCATGAAATTGACGAAGCACTTCGAGCGTCTTATCGGGAAAGACTTCTGATCGACGTGATTGAATGTTCATCGCTGCCGAAGGATACGGTGCAGATAAAGCTTTTCAACAATGCCGATTTCACGTTGGGTCCCTTGATTTTgagtgaaaaatatgaaatcgcGCTGGAAGAGCTGGAACGCAGCGGTTATTCGGAGACAGAGATTAGTGACCGAGTCGTACCGTTGTTAGTGCAGGCACACCAAACCGCCGATCTCGCCAAGTGTCTTAAGCGATATTCGGTCATTACGGAACGAACGATCGTGAAAGCGTTAACGTACGCTTTATCTCTACCGGTTCCAGAATTCGATGCAGATACTTCGGTCCAGGACGGCACTTCGGAATTTCCACCCGAAGATGAATCTGAGCTGCCTAATCAAGAAATCATCGTAGAAGCACAAACCAGCCACGCATCACATTTCGATCTGCTTAATGTGGTTTTGTCGTGTAGCTTTAATCGCAAAGCGATAATTCCGTACCTTCGAAAGGAGCTAGATTTTCCCACCGTTGCAGTTCTGCTGAAGCATCTGGAGTACCTTCTCGTCGACCCGATGGCAACGCTCAGTGAAACCCTGCACAATGTGGAAAATTTCGACAGTGACGAGCAGGTGGTTCAGTGGATTATGGTACTGCTGGATTCTCATTACCAACAGTTCATTCTTTCGACGGAGGAAACGGTGCGCGAACAGTTACAGCGGATCTTGGACATTGTCGAAAGACATGTAGGGTTATTGAATCAGCTGCAAAATCTCTCTCCTTCCTTGCGTCGAGCGTTACAGcgtaaaacacaaaattccaCAACTGAATCCAACCAGTGGTACAACGTGGAATCGATTACATTATACTAG
- the LOC128304342 gene encoding uncharacterized protein LOC128304342, which yields MVDKIDVDAEEHAAEYGVLKGDLVFIRNNENLMQTIDEIQQTLANVNREYDNYANFTLEQKVRFDSLCAFCVNSLFWMHEKLLGRPNTVMDDIKSDLDRVREAMKRLQMVHDNLTKRPQLDKPAAKRFIRAGLYDKSDSAPPNKKKREKNAE from the exons ATGGTGGATAAAATAGATGTGGACGCGGAGGAACACGCGGCCGAATACGGTGTGCTCAAGGGAGATCTTGTGTTCATACGCAACAATGAAAACCTCATGCAAACCATCGATGAGATCCAGCAAACGCTAGCGAACGTAAATCGTGAGTACGATAATTATGCCAACTTTACACTAGAGCAaaaggttcggttcgattcgcTATGTGCGTTCTGCGTGAACTCactgttttggatgcacgagaAGCTGCTTGGTCGTCCGAATACGGTCATG GATGACATCAAATCGGATCTCGACCGGGTGCGGGAAGCAATGAAACGGTTACAAATGGTGCACGATAACCTAACCAAACGTCCCCAGCTAGATAAGCCGGCTGCTAAACGGTTCATTCGGGCCGGACTGTACGACAAATCGGACAGTGCGCCACCGAACAAGAAGAAGCGGGAAAAGAATGCAGAATGA